CATGAATCATTATTGGACCTTGATGCTTCGAGTCTCTTGCATTTTTTAAAATTGGTATGAGTGTCGACAAATCATGTCCATCTATTGGACCGACATAATAAAAACCTAAAGAATTAAAAAGAGTACCACCAGTAACAGCTGATCTTAAAAAATCTTCAGCTTTTCCAGCTTTTGCACTAAATCTTTTAGAAAAAGCAGAAGTTATTAATCTAAAAGTTTCCCTTAAACTAAAATAAATTTTTCCTGTTAACAGCTTGGCTAAATAAGTTCTCATAGCACCTACTGGCTTCGCAATTGACATATCGTTATCGTTTAAAATAACAATCATTTTAGTTTTTGAAGCGCCTGCGTTATTCATTGCCTCATATGCCATACCCGCACTAATTGCACCATCTCCTATAACTGCAATTATATTGTTTAATTTATTAGATAATTTGCTTGCTTCTGCCATACCTAGAGCAGATGATATTGATGTTGAACTATGTGCTGCACCAAATGGATCATACTCACTCTCAGATCTTTTTGTAAAACCAGACAATCCATTACCTTGTCTCAAAGTTTTAATTTTTGACTTTCTTCCAGTCAAAATTTTATGTGGATAAGTTTGATGACCCACATCCCAAATTAGTCTGTCATTTGGAGTGTCAAATACGTAATGTAAGGCTACAGTTAACTCAACAACCCCAAGACCTGCACCTAAGTGTCCTCCCGTTTCAGATACTGCATCAATCATCTCTTTTCTAACTTCGTTAGAAACTTCTTGAAGATTGTTCTCTGATAATTTTCTTAAATCAGAAGGAAAATTAATATTTTTTAAAAATTTATAGTCTTGCATTATTTATTTCTTTTTAAAATGTAGTCCAAGGTTTCATCTAAACTATTAGTGTTTGAGCTATATTTATTTAAATCATTAATTATTTTAGACTTAATTTTGTCAGCATATTTAATAGCATTTTGATATCCTAGTAAACTGATTAAAGTAGCTTTACCTTTTTTCTTGTCTTTACCTGTTATTTTACCAGCAATGACTGTAGAGCCTTTAAAGTCTATTAAATCGTCAGCAATTTGAAATAAAAGTCCGATATTTGATCCTATATTTTCAAAAAATTTTATTTGTTTATTACTTTTTCTCTTAATAATAACTGGAACAGCAGAACAAAAGCTAAAAAGCTTGCCAGTTTTTTTAATTTCCATATCTATAATTTTACTTTTAGAAACTTTTTTTTTTTCGAAACTGAGATCTAAATATTGACCACCAGCTATTCCTAGATGTCCAGAAGTCTCCGATAGTTTTTTTACTAGATCTACTTTTATTTTTTCATTTATCTTTAAGCTCGAACTAACTAAGATTTCAAAAGCCATTGTTAAAAGTGAGTTTCCCGCAAGCACTGCTGTGGATTCTCCGAATTTGATATGTGTAG
The nucleotide sequence above comes from Candidatus Pelagibacter giovannonii. Encoded proteins:
- a CDS encoding polyprenyl synthetase family protein: MQNKLSKIAKDTNLFLKRFIKKQKRTELVAAMEYGLFPGGKKIRSKILIDIGSIFKINYKTLIAIGAAVECIHAYSLIHDDLPCMDDDRIRRGKISTHIKFGESTAVLAGNSLLTMAFEILVSSSLKINEKIKVDLVKKLSETSGHLGIAGGQYLDLSFEKKKVSKSKIIDMEIKKTGKLFSFCSAVPVIIKRKSNKQIKFFENIGSNIGLLFQIADDLIDFKGSTVIAGKITGKDKKKGKATLISLLGYQNAIKYADKIKSKIINDLNKYSSNTNSLDETLDYILKRNK